In the genome of Lactuca sativa cultivar Salinas chromosome 3, Lsat_Salinas_v11, whole genome shotgun sequence, the window tTCTTTTTGAACTTTGATTTACAgatttggtaatttttttttatagtttccatAATTTCAAGTGACATTGTTTGTAatattttcttaagtttttataattttcttttttttatgttctttaaaattagttttttctagaaaaaaattgatagcttctttgatatatattttttaaaattttatgtttttgtttttatacATGTTCTTTTTTGTATTCTCtcaatgttttaagactataattattaaaatttcaaTGTTGAGAACTATTTTTAGTTTCTAAatcagtttatttaaatttagttTATTGCAAcagtctgcagatgttaaaaagcAAACAAACTTCTTATTACAAgctgcagccgtttggtccacctcttctgccacGGAGAGTTGCATAGGTGGTCTGCAGACTTTATGAATTTTcgtttcgaaaaaacaaacaacgcttaagttttaatataatatttttattttttacatataaGGCCACTAAGGTTCCTTAAATACTATGTTTCACCTTTTTTATTTTATACGTCACTTCATTTTCCCCATTCTTCAAAACCCAGAGAAATGGTTCCTTTCATTTTCATTCACTTTAAATGtcaataaataatttaaattaaataaaaaaatagttactAACACAAAAAAAAGTCATAATATTTCGTTacttcaaaatagaaaactacATAATTTGAAGAAAAACCAAGAAATTCTTCAGCATCATGATCGTTTTTTATTTGGGTTTTTAGGTTGTTGTACAACCTGTTTATCATCGAAACACTCTTTGTGATTCTCGAAACTTTGAATTTAGTTGATGTTTAGTACAATAGTCATTATCGACGCTCATTTCTCCATGAAATCTTTCAGTAATGCGTAGCCGAAAATGATCAATCGATTGTGTATTTCATTGATGTGCATCCTAAAAATGTTGACACAAGCTCTTGTTAACAATAACTCTTCTCCCGGACTCCATCTTTTAGGATTGGCATTTGTTTTATTCTTCGCCGGTTCTTTCCATGTGCGTCGTTGAAGGGGTGAAGGGGATTTTGTTTCTCGTACTACTTtgtcatccaactcgtcgagggGTTGGGTTGGAGGATTGTAAAATGGGGTTTGGCTTTGGGTTTGGAGGGTTGTAGGATAGGGTTGGCTAGGTGAAAGTTGATTAGGAAAAGCGATGAAGTTGTTGAACATGTTAAGGGTAGCATTTGGCACATCCATGGGGTAGTATTGTTGAACACTGTGGTATTGAAATTTTAGAGGGAATTGAATAGGGGCATCAAGCTAGGGATAATAAACTAGAATCTATGGATCAAAAGTGAAAATGTTTCTAGTTGGCGTAGTTGTACTATAAACATGTGATTTTCTTCGATCGCATTTTGGGGTTAGGTTTTCATGATTCATTTTAGTTGTTAAAATGAATGGAATAAAGGGGAAAAGATAGAACATGGTGTGAGTTTAACTGTGAGAAGATGACCTCTAGCATGCGCCTAAACCATAACATGTAAAAGAGGGAAAAAGTTCATAAGGAACATACAAACATGAATAAATCATACGTAGAGCATACTAACAAGAATCAAATATCAATAATAATGATTAGAATAGAAAAACATATAAGGGGGAGGCTACCCATCAACACTAATGTATAGCCTCCACACCCTTCTATGTGAGGTCATGTCGTCATTAAGAGCAAGTTCTTCCACATCCAGTTGCATACTATCCTCCTAGTTTCTTTTAGGACGTCCTTTCAATCTCTTACCGTTAATCACCGTTGACTCTACGCTTCTTACTATCATTGACAGTTTCCCTCTTAGGACATGTCCAAACCACCTCAATCTACCTTCCCGTAGGTATCATATCCAACAAAGTTCTACCACAAGTCCACCTCAACATTCTCATTTCTGATACTTGCATCTTCCTCTTGTGGTCCTTCTTGGACGATCAACATTCAAATCCATACATCATGGCATACCTAATAGTTACCTTGTAAAAATTTCTTTTCAGTTTTAGTGGGACCCTCTTGTCATAGGGGCTCCTAATGTTGCTTTCCACTTTACCCAACCTGCCAATATACGATGTGTGACGTCAACATCTACACCCACTTATTTATGTCTCATAGATCCTAGGTACTTGAAGCTCTCCCTCATGGTAAGAGCTTGCTCTCTTAAACTTACATCTACACCTTCTTCATTTGCTTCCCCACTGAAATTACATTAAAGATATTTCGTTTTAAATGTGTTGATCCGTAGCCCTTTCCCTTCTAATGGCCATCTTCAAATGTCCAACCTAGCATTCAAATCAACCCTGGACTGAGCCACCAACACAATGTAGTCAACAAAAAAGTACACCAAGGAGGCAAGGACTTCCAAGATTTGAGCGAGATATACGGGTCGAGGTTTGACCCCTAATGATGCCCTATTTCTACCAAAATAGGATAAAAGGGATACCCACAGATGCGAAAATGATAGCTAGCATAACCCGGTAGAATATTCCATTATGTTTCAAAGAGACCCTCTTGTCACACAATATTATGTGGTTGCCCTTTACTTAGTCATCCTAACTTTATGTAGTGGGTAACTTGGCAATTTACTTATGTATGTATCATTGATCACTACTTGAAACTCTCCTTTGGTTACAATACTTTCTCTCCTAGGCAGATTCTACCCTGTCATCATTACGCTTGCTATTTAAATTGCATTACGAATATTTCATCTTAAATATACTCCATAAATATTTTCCTTCAAACATCGTCTACTAAATATCCAACCTAGTTTTCAGCTCTATCCTTGTCTCTACCTCCTGCACAATATTATGGTTAAAAAACGTAAACCATGGCATCCCTTCATGGATCCCATTAAAAATATCCTTCAAAATTGAAGTGAGAAAGTATGGGCCAGGTGTTGATCCTTGATGGACCTCTACCTCCTCTGGGGAAGACTACGTGCAACCGACCTTGATCTCTGATACATATCTCCATGCAGCCCCTCTATTTGCTAGAGTCCTCCAGATCCTCTTCCATGGTATATTATTGTATGCTTATCGTTGTCATTTAACACCATATGAGGGACCTTGTTTCTTTCTTTATTTCTCTATTATCCTCCTCTTTTGTATCCAATCTCTTTATATGTTATATACTTTGTTTGAACCACCACTTTCTGCACCTCTCGTTGCATCTTTCTTTCTTCCGGTCCCACTAACCAATAACTCCTTAAAACAAGTTTGTTTTACCCTTACCTACCACCTTGCTCTACAAACATGATTCTTATATTCTTTGACCTTTCCTATTGACATTCCAAGTGTCCCTTTGCAGCTTATCTACTAGTGTGGGTCTCCTGAATTTGTTATAAACTTATATACTAACGACTAAAAGTTATAAGGTGCGATGAATAGTTTTTAAGGTGTGATTTGCAGTTTATACATTGTCATGAAGTGTGAAATGCAAACCATAAAAAGATGGAATCGAAAACATAAAAGATGTTGTTCACATCTTATAATTTGTAATTCATATgttaaaaaatgtcaaaaaaacatGTATTTAAACCCTAACTTCTCTATGACAATTATTAAACTGTAGATACTGGCTATGGAATCTATTTATGTAGAGAACATATTCATCCTCAATAAGCAAAGTGGGTCGCAGACTTTTCAGGTGCCAATAGCAATTTCGTGAAAAAATTATTAAAAGTTACAAGAAATGTATGAAACTAACTACATATTTATGTGTTCTAATGCAGATTCGTATATACATTGAAACTCCTAAAGAACTAACAATCTCCACAAAACTTAATTTAGAAGATTTTTCTTACTCATTTGAAGTCCAATATCTTCCCCCGATTGTTTTAACATGTTTATTACCCAAATCATACCCTTCACATCTCCCTCCATATTTCACAATCTCCACAGAATGGTTAAATTCTTCAAAAATTTCCAGTTTATGTTCTATTTTGGATTCAATATGGAAAGAACAGGAAGGCCAGGAAGTTATTTACTCATGGGCTGAGTGGTTGCATAGTTCGTCTCTTTCTTATCTTGGTTTTAATAAAGAAGTCCGTCTTGGCCCTTATGGTGTTAAATACAACAATGATCCAAGGGCAATTTCGAGATGTGTCTCTCCAGATGTCGATATCCCTTCATTAAAGAGTTACAATGATAATCAACGAGTTGAAGATTTTCGTAAAAACTTGCATGAATGTTGCATTTGCTTTAGCGAATTCGTTGGTAAGTTTTGATTTTCAACTGGGATTACATTGACACCGTAATCGTGAATTTATGTTTCTTTGTGTTGGTAAAAGTTCATTGTAAATGTCAACTTTCCCACAGGTAGCGATTTTATAAGATTGCCATGTCAACATTTCTTTTGTGAAAAATGCATGAAAACATACGCGAACATCCATATAAAAGAAGGCACTGTAACCAAGCTTTCTTGCCCTACTACAAAATGTGAAGGTATGATTCCACCTGGACTTTTAAAGCGTTTACTcggtgataaacaatttgaaaaatggGAAGCACTTACATTACAAAAAACACTTGAATCAATGTCTGATGTGGTCTACTGTCCAAGATGTGAAACACCATGCATAGAAGATGAAGATAAACATGCTCAATGCTCCAAATGCTTCTTTAGCTTTTGCACTCTTTGTAGGGAGAAACGTCATGTTGGAATCACATGTCTTACACCCGAAATGAAGCTTCGAATTTTGCAGGTAAATTTGTTATTATTTATCTTCTTATGGTAATGTACTTGTTACATATTTATGTTATAAATGTAAGTATGTTGCTAGTATGTTTAAAGACATGtaagtatgttgttatatgtgttacaTATTGGTACTATTAGTAAAAATGTAAGTACGATCTATTATGAGAAAATAAATGTAAAGACATTCACTACATTGCTATTATGGATATGATATATTGGTAAAAAGAGTAAAGTATGTTGTTTCCCATAATTAATAATTTACACTTATGACTGAAATGAAAACTTCAATAAGAAGATTTTGTTATGATGCAGGAGAGACAAAGCTCGAGTCAAATAAAAGATGAACAAAGGAGACGTGAACAAGAAATGATTCAAGAGCTTATGAGTGTGAAGGAAATACTTCGTGACTCAAAACAATGTCCGGGGTGTAAAATGGCGATTTCAAAAATTGCAGGGTGTAATAAAATGGTGTGTCAAAATTgtgggaaatatttttgttatCGGTGTATGAAGGTCATTGATGGATATGATCATTTcaggttctctctctctctctctctctctctctctctctctctctctctctctctctctctctctctctctctctctctctctctctctctctctctctctctctctctctctctctctctctctctctctctctctctctctctctctctctctctctcatagtTAACACAGATTAGAAATTACCAAACTTAACGGTAACAAAGAACAACAAACATTGTCTATGTTCTTAAGAATTTTCACAAATTATGTCCGAAACTTAATTAAAACTCCAAAAACTGTTTTAATTATTATACAGAACAACAAAAACTACTTAAACCCTCGACCTCAGAGAGGGATGACAACACTTGATACCGTTGAACTAGAAGCTATTTGGTCCTAAAATGACTAAGAAACAATTATAAAGATTTTATCTCATTAGCAGATAGTTCCTAATAAAGATAAATCTTTATTAAAAAAACtcctaaaattaaaataatactaataagaaaaataaatctTGAAGTTATCCTTAAAATATAACCCTTGCATCGTTATGCTCCCCCTTCCTCCCTCATTCTCTCTTTCTTGATGACATTAAGGTAGTGTTTGATATGCAGCCCCGGCCCAAGAGGGGAGCAAGTTGAGCAACGGCTCATGACCCCTTATTTTGTGGGGCCTAATTTTAAAGCTGTTAGTGTTATCTATATATTTTGTGCCGAAAGTAGAAAACGATCTAATAATATTTAGTTGGTAAAGCGTCCAACACCTCGTGAAAGTAACCCTTGTTCGATCCCTATTGTGATGTTTGCATTCTTTTTACGAAATTTATCTTTGCATGTTTAAAAACCTAATACATAAATTACTCGGCAGTACCAAAAAGCATTAAATCTATTCTATCCATGTCAAGTGAATTTTTTATCCCATATTtaactttattttatatttatctaaaaatatgtaaaagtttaattaaatattatgtacGTTTCTAGAATACTTGCTTTTTACGATATTAAAAAAACATCATGGTCGTTTTATATATAAGTATAGTTTTGattgtatattatatttaaaaatcaaCAAATACCAAAACTACTGTTTTATAtgtaaatataaatttattaaaaGTACAACAAATATCAATTAGTTTGTGTTTATAAAATTGATAATGGTTCAAATCCAAGCATTAACAATTTTTTGCAATATTTAAGTTAAATTTGTtggaattttttatatataaatccaTTTCTTATAAAGAACATAATAGTTTTTTAGTCTGTCTGAAATACCTTAAAAACCTTGCATCTTAATAATAACATAGCAAAACTAATATACAATATTCAAATTAAATTTACTAATgattttaaacataaaaaaatttattataaaaaattatagTCTAGTCGTTAAAAACGCACATTTCTTGCTCGTATATtaacaaatatattatattaaatttagCTCAAATTTAAAGGTCATATGAGGTTTTGGTATATTGAGGGGCCCTTTGGTTTTTATGTCCTGGGCCCAAATAAATTAGGACCGGCCCTATATAATAGAACTGGAGAAAGAATAGAATAATTTATTCTAGTGGAATGAAACAAAAGTAAAGGAATGAAATGGATCATTCCAAAATGAATCTAATTTTCCTTTCATTCTGTTAATTTGCATCCCTTAGGTAAACGTTTTTTTATAGACTCATCACAGAATGGAATGAAATTTTTTAATATAACCTAAAAACAAAGTAACTAGAAACATTTTGTTTATGAAAATAGTAAATAATATGGTTAATAATCCCCACTACAAAAGCCCTTATaaaaaattatatgaaaattgctttttttttttagcAAAATAGCATCACCATTttgcaaaaaaataataataaataaataaattaaataaatacataaaaataaaaatcacaaGAGAATAATCTCATAAAAGATATGGTTATCTTGTGATAAATGTTGGTAATGTGGTCATTTTCTTAATAACACACTTTTGATCATTTTTGTGATCAAGGATGTATAATATGTACAAAAATGTTAAAATTATACCTtgtatttatattatatgtaaatatgttgtaattatatgtaatataaaaaaatcatttgaaaatttaaatCCTACAAGCCAACCAAACATGATCATAGAACATAATTATTCATTTCATTACCGTTTATGTATTCCATGACGTGGTCATTCCATTCCTTAATCAATTTTATTCCATTCGTCCAATTAAACAAATCCCACCCCGTCATTCATTTTTATCATTTTGTGATCAAATCCTATATTCATTTTCTTTTGGAATCGAACTAACGCTGACCATAATTGTTATAGTGATGGAGTTTGTGAACTTTttcctgaagaagaagaagaagaagtcggACTTTGGGAGGCACAGATGAATCCACGACAAGTGATGGGGCAGATTCATGCTGAACTTTTTGGTGATCGTGAACATTCTTGCCCTCGATGTGGTCAGATTAATGGGAAGGTTGGGAATAATAATCACATATGTTGTTGGTCATGTCAAAGGCATTACTGTTATATATGCGTAAAGATGGTTAGACGTAGCTCACAACACTTTGGGCCAAAGGGTTGCAAACAACATACAGTCGGATAACATATTATTTCCTTAAATAATAATTGGTCATAATCATATATTGCGTatgttttctgattttttttgtttgatttcacATATGTTCTCCAAGCTGACATGACTACACAAGTGCTTGAGTCTAACTTTTTAGAGGTGAATggcacagcttgttgcccgtttgccatctcacttgttgtacgatgataattaaaatttaatttctattaaaatatcaaatacttattatatatatatatatatatatatatatatatatatatatatatatatatatatatatatatatacatacacacacacgggATCTTATGTATTTGTAAACACATTTAGGCTAAGAGGAGTGGTGACACTTCTAGCAACATGCTAAAGCATGCCACATCATATATTTTATTTGTCACCTAAGCTtttcttaaaaaaacaaacatttagattacaaaaaaaaaagaaaagaaaaaaaaaataaatgaagaagAACCAATGAGAACCatttgtttttagaaaaaacaatgaaaaaaaaataaaaaagaatggaCCAATAGAAGCTTTCATTTTTCTGCTGCTCCTTCTCTCTCCTCACGCTAAACAGTTGGCGACTTTTGTTTGACACCTCCCTTAGCACATGCTAGGGGGTGGTGTTTGCCTTGTGCTAGGAAGGATAGCGAGGGTCTTAGTAACCCCCACTCCCATTAGTCTTATATAATCAATTAGAACGTTGGAATGAATCGTCGAGTCGAGTTACTTTGTCATATAACAAGTTATTAGCATTTTGCTAAAAAGCAGAGGCTTCATATTCCACTTCTATCGCTCGAGGAATAACAAAAGAAAGAGCAGTTCGAGATCATTCTTCTCTCTAATCCCAaagtatgttttttttaatactcACCGACTCCGTGGCTCCGTCTCACTTTTTGTCtatacaaaataaattaaaaaaaaatgaagaatcttCGTCTCTTTTGATCAACAATTGTAGCTCCTTCCTCAAAGTTTTTTAAGCCTAAAGTATTTTCAAGGACAATCATTGCATGTGAAAGTCTACTATAAACATTTTAGGTTGTTTTGTTTAATGTATAAGCTTAAATCTGCTGGAATTCAAACCATTACATTAATAGTCTATTATCAACAACTTATtatctaataaaatcaaatttataCTAGTTTTTTCTTCAAATGTGTATGTATATATTCGGTATGTATGAAGAAATAAAATTTTTAAGTGATATAAATGGTTTTTGCCTCTTACGAGGCCTAAATGTTGTTTTAAAAATATTAACATCGACATGAAAAAAatctaaagtttttttttactcaagcatgaattttttttaaatgttttaacaaTTTACGAAATCGATATACTTACATTTAAGTTGGAAAAATTATGAGTTACCCCAAAATTGGCTCACGTATTTTAAATACGATGTCTACAAAAGATAATGAAGGTTATTTATATCCTAATGAGATTGGCTTTTAAAGCACAACATGCCTAACACCATCATCGTTTGTCATGGTCGTATTCAAATAGAGCTAATGAAAGGGATCGAATATATAATAGTTTCCCCGAATGTGTTTATATACTGAAAGGTGAATCAGTATCTCATAATCCACATGTAGTTCGATCAATAAGAACCTCCACATGTAGTTCACTCAATAAGAACCCATTCACCTTTCATATGATACTTGTGTTTCTAGGACCTATTGGTTTGAAAACAAAAAGTTAATTCTAGAAAATCTAGTATTTCTCGAACATATCGTTTCAAAACACAGTTTGTGCTACTACAAACCATAAACATATAAACTTATCCTTTTATATGATAACTAATCCAATATTTTTCCTCCCATTGTATGAAAATGTTGATCAAACTTGGTTTTTTGATCTTGGATGTTGCCATCAAGAGCTATGTGGGCTGGATTCATGATATACAGAGCCATCTAGATACCCAAGGCCCTTTCAATGTCATTTATGATGAGGATTATCGTGATCTTGAAGTTACTTGCAAAATGGGTGTTATGGCAATGATATTATTTCATTGTCATCTTTCAGGCATGATGAAGTCTTAATTCATAGCAatcatgtaacgacccaaatttttctATACATATATCTAATGGGATTATCAGAGTTATTTctaaaaaaatttggaattctattaactcataaaaataaaaacattttatatCCCATGAAATAATCATCGGTTTACAATAAAATATCATCATAAAACAAAAACAAGGAAACACAGCTAAAATAACAACCTAGTCAACATCCTTGTGCTCCTATCGTTTTCATGTACACCAGCTGCTACCTGAACCTGCAAATCATGAAACATCTCTACAACATCAGACAACAATGTATAGTGATTTGTATTCTTATCTGTTTTCATGTTCATCTACTCTTCTTCTAAtctttcactacaagaaaaaggggTATCAGAGACTGACATAGTCAGTCTTAGATGGTCAATAATCAGTCTCTAATGAGAATTAGAGACTGATTTAGCTAGTCTCTATCTAGTCCCAGAAAGCTAGTCCTAGATAATGAATTTTTTATGTATCTAAGACTGAAAATCAATCTCTAATAGATCAGAATATTAAAGACAGAAAATCAGTCTTTTATACCAACTTATTTAGTCGCTAATATGTTTTCttcaaatccatgattttatgtcaCATCAGTCCTTGATGCTATCTATTGGGGACTAAATATTAGTAATTGATATTATATCATTCAGTCTTCAAAATATTTCATTCAAATCCCTATTTTATGTCATGTTGGTCCCCAATACTATCTTTTAGGGACTATATATTAGTCTTTGATACTATCTTGTTCAATCTCTAATGTTTTTCCCTCTAGATCCCCACTAATATCATATTAGTCCTTGATACTATCATTCCAACACCGAATAACAATCTTTGATACTATTTGATTTAGTATCTAATATGTTGTTTTCTTCAATGACAAAATATCAGTGTCAAAAGCATTGCCATTCAGTTCTTACGCATTATCACTTAAAACTTACTTCCACAAAACTAAATCACATTCATTGTCTCATAATACAAAAAgaaatttcatatatatacaaATCAAGACAAACCATTATAGAAAATATAGAGTTTGTCATATAcaaaatttgtatatatttaataACCATTATCACTAGAAACTTACTTACACAAACAAGGACTAGACATAATTTTGTCTCATTACTGAAAAAGGCGTATATTCCCTTAAAGTTTATACCATGTTTTAATGTATTTCCATGTATATCCCTTCTTCAGTAGTAAAACAACTCATCAAATGGTAGACAATAATATCCATCTTTTGTCTGGTACGATTATGCACAATCAACCCTTTAATTATCACTTATGGAAAAATTAAAAGCAAtaaaaacatgtcattgaatttgATATAGCGTGTTTAAGGGATTTAACAGTTTTTGGCTTAGGTAAATTTATGAGGATAGCAACGTACATTCCTTCTTAACCAATATAGGCAATGTACTTTTTTGTACATGTAATAGCAAAGTAACTTACATTTTTCACCCatgtaaaatcatatttatatttttactaaTACTACAAATATGTAACCcataataacaatgtacttaCATTATGTTATTATTTGAAACAATGCAAATATGATATTATTATGGGTAAAAGagtattattatgttgttattatGGGTTAAAAATAATGTATATTGACTGCATAGGTAAAAAATAGTAGAGATTTTTTCTCtttttgttttttcaaaaatttatatTGCAAGATAACATTTGTCATAAATTAAGTAAAAGAGTCCAACATTGGATTCCAAGATGGATCGACTAGATTATCATTTAAGAAGAATGGTACCTCTCACTTTTCATCACTAGGTGCTTCATGAATCCAACAGAAGTAGCAATCATTATGGTGACAGTCCTAGTTAAGGATCCCTCTGATAATCTTGAACAACTTTATCTGAAATGTAAATAAATTTTACAAGAAAAACATCTCTCATAAATAACTTCGAAAAATTTATTTCAAATCAAagctttgtaaataactttgaAATTACATATTTTTCATCAAAATGATATTTAACTATTTctacatatatttacatataaagATAGTTTCAATAAATGTCATTTACATCTATACAAGATAAAGGAATAAAAGAAAAAGATGGTATTTTCAGAATTACGTTCTTAGAACTAAAGATAacaatttttattctaatgtattTGTAGTAGTTGATTCAAGCTACAACCAAAAGTCCTATTTGATAAACCTGAGTGCCATAACGAATCTGCTAGAAACAATAATAACAGTCAATATTTTCAGTCATCAGATAAAACTAGTAGAACACTAAGGCATCCTATGTTCAAATTTATACCaatttaatgtattttttttaataatacaaTAATTTGCTTATAACAAAAAACATTATGCATTTGTAATGCATAGCCATAATAGAAaggagattatatatatatatatagttgaaaGTATGACCCTTGCAATAACTTTCATTATTTGCTTCAACATCATTATTTGTTATCAGGAAGAAACTAAATTATTTATCTTAAGATATATATTTTGGCTTAAGTATTTGATCGAACATGTAGTGTGCAAAACAACTTACTGGTATAAGAGACTAATACCAAATATCGATGCAACGACCTTCAAGTTTCAAACAATATCAAATATTCTCAACAAAATCCCTATGTGAATCTATATGTATGTGTATCTATATAAAAAGAGCAGACCTACCTAAAgttgataaataaaaaaaaaatagaaaaccacAGAGGATAGCAAGGAAACAAATAGCGAACAAAACATCAAAACAATCAAGTGCTGATTCTGAGTCAAGTAAAAATTCATCTGGTTTCCTCTTCCACCAAAAAACAATATAGTAGGTAAGTGGGAACCCTTGAAATGCATTAATTCAATCGATATTCGTAAATCCGGTCAAGTTTAATGTCGTATATATATCAAATAGAGTGAAGGAGAAACAAGAATTGCCTTTACAGGTGATTGCAAGATAGATGTATATCGTAGCCATGGATTTGGATGCTCGTTGATCTCCTTCTATTGCAATTGATTCTCGCAAGGTATTGATAGGGTTTAGTGTGGGTGAAACCGTTTCATCTACAAATTCCATATTCGTTGATTTCAGAAAGGGATTACGGTCTCGTTGATTTCGGGATGTGATTTGATTCGGTTATGTTACTCGTTCGAAATCCATATGCATGTAtctcttttcctttattttaattttattcttttttatttgaattatgtttatattgatttaaaattttgttttaatgttAATTATCACTTTGTTTatcttataatttcatttttagcTTGTTCTTTATTTTGACTGTGGTGAGGCGAAGGTGGTGGTGACATGGGGTGATTGTAAGGTGGTGACGGAAGAGATAGGGTGGGGGTGGTGGTAGAGGGGGTGGGTGAAGGTCGTAGAGGTGGGTGTGGTGGTGTGAAATGTTGTAGGTGGAGGTCGCAGTGGAAATGGTGGTGGAGGTGAAAGAGGTGGTGACGGTGacagaggtggtggtggtggacgtGTAAACtatggaggtggtggcggtgacAACGATTGTGGCAATGGAAAAAGCTAAATAGACCCCAACTGATGGAAATGAGAGTTAAGAGATCAAAATTGGGCTAGACTATCCAAGACTGAACTTTAGTCCTCAATAAGTTTCTTTCCAAATAGTATTCGTGAGTAATTAATTGGTCTCTAAAATATGGTATCTATTACAAAATAATTAATCTCAAA includes:
- the LOC111884171 gene encoding uncharacterized protein LOC111884171; protein product: MRRSGREGGKSYQKNVDENWSFRPLHDHNIYQEEIQSDPISSTEHSTSSSAKPISDFIPKTPKSHRKKSELGSLNFHPKPGEDNGDGDGNKGKAESLQEGKEQNKKKESSEGFGADKDDVQEDDEDDVVKRLERLRLFGEEPDLSEELLSINDQLQEDEILAMESIYVENIFILNKQSGSQTFQIRIYIETPKELTISTKLNLEDFSYSFEVQYLPPIVLTCLLPKSYPSHLPPYFTISTEWLNSSKISSLCSILDSIWKEQEGQEVIYSWAEWLHSSSLSYLGFNKEVRLGPYGVKYNNDPRAISRCVSPDVDIPSLKSYNDNQRVEDFRKNLHECCICFSEFVGSDFIRLPCQHFFCEKCMKTYANIHIKEGTVTKLSCPTTKCEGMIPPGLLKRLLGDKQFEKWEALTLQKTLESMSDVVYCPRCETPCIEDEDKHAQCSKCFFSFCTLCREKRHVGITCLTPEMKLRILQERQSSSQIKDEQRRREQEMIQELMSVKEILRDSKQCPGCKMAISKIAGCNKMVCQNCGKYFCYRCMKVIDGYDHFSDGVCELFPEEEEEEVGLWEAQMNPRQVMGQIHAELFGDREHSCPRCGQINGKVGNNNHICCWSCQRHYCYICVKMVRRSSQHFGPKGCKQHTVG